In Streptomyces hawaiiensis, one genomic interval encodes:
- a CDS encoding VOC family protein: MTVKPIPDGYHTVTPWIISRDTARLIDYLKEAFDAEEIARVVGEDGRIGHAEVRIGDSVVMPFDAPSDWPLTPAFLRLYVEDADAAHRRAVAAGGTSVTEVTHLFFGDRIGRVRDPLGNLWWLQTRVEDVSPEEMERRLGDPYWVKAMAYVQGADFFPGAASDPGQ; the protein is encoded by the coding sequence ATGACCGTAAAACCGATCCCGGACGGCTACCACACCGTCACGCCGTGGATCATCTCGCGCGACACGGCCCGGCTCATCGACTACCTGAAGGAGGCGTTCGACGCCGAGGAGATCGCCCGGGTCGTCGGGGAGGACGGCCGGATCGGGCACGCGGAGGTACGGATCGGCGACTCCGTCGTCATGCCGTTCGACGCACCGTCGGACTGGCCGCTGACCCCCGCCTTTCTGCGCCTCTACGTCGAGGACGCCGACGCCGCGCACCGCAGGGCCGTCGCGGCCGGCGGCACGTCCGTGACCGAGGTGACGCACCTCTTCTTCGGCGACCGGATCGGGCGGGTACGCGACCCATTGGGCAACCTGTGGTGGCTTCAGACGCGGGTGGAGGACGTCAGCCCGGAGGAGATGGAACGCCGCCTCGGCGACCCGTACTGGGTCAAGGCGATGGCGTACGTCCAGGGCGCCGACT